The following are from one region of the Sorghum bicolor cultivar BTx623 chromosome 2, Sorghum_bicolor_NCBIv3, whole genome shotgun sequence genome:
- the LOC8057285 gene encoding F-box/FBD/LRR-repeat protein At1g13570, giving the protein MATARRPKSKKPRVAAEGGGGIGGHEEPPEFLAGGPDLISDLPDAIRATIISLLPTDDGARTQALSTRWRHLWGISPLNLCDGDISGSSRDITAIVSRILSSHRGPVRRLSLGWPWSLVMYPDLDSWLRSPALGSLQELELWRGFTRPGPMPPAAFPLSSSLRALVLSGGYGPFCDDGDFLNFPADDVDRMRFPNLKQLTIKCVIIAESALHTLLSKCPVLVSLVLSQNVGFRRLQISSPNLRSFAVSDDRLDLWDPERLKEVIIEDAPLLQRFFTRFEIFSESEGLSVRISGAPKLEFLGSLTHDITTLELETAILKETVSVNSTAVVRSVKVLAVHMSPPSIDDVIGLMKCFPCLQKLYVKVSLKDRSKRVQHHNPLDYLECLDLHLKKVVLMDYQGMKRDVEFTNFFLLNAKVLEIVELTTQRRCDSKYLTEQLAKLQLKNRASKDAQVHFLMCIISLRHANDFMDIRHLHDMSTVDPFDPSLCSCRCIQFL; this is encoded by the exons ATGGCGACGGCTCGTAGACCCAAATCCAAGAAACCTCGGGTGGCGGCGGAGGGCGGCGGTGGCATCGGGGGCCACGAAGAGCCGCCGGAATTCTTGGCCGGAGGACCCGACCTTATCAGCGACCTCCCGGACGCCATCCGCGCCACCATCATCTCCCTACTCCCCACCGATGACGGCGCCCGGACTCAAGCCTTGTCCACGCGGTGGCGCCACCTCTGGGGCATCTCGCCTCTCAACCTCTGCGACGGCGACATTAGCGGGTCCAGCCGCGACATCACGGCCATCGTCTCCCGGATCCTCTCCTCGCATCGCGGCCCCGTCCGCCGCCTCTCCCTTGGCTGGCCCTGGTCCCTCGTCATGTACCCCGACCTAGACTCCTGGCTCCGGTCCCCCGCGCTCGGCAGCCTGCAGGAGCTCGAGCTGTGGCGCGGGTTCACGCGTCCGGGCCCGATGCCGCCGGCCGCATTCCCGTTGTCATCCTCCCTCCGCGCCCTCGTCCTCAGCGGCGGCTATGGACCGTTTTGCGACGACGGTGATTTCCTCAACTTTCCTGCGGATGACGTGGATAGGATGCGCTTTCCCAACCTCAAGCAGCTAACGATCAAGTGTGTCATCATCGCGGAGAGCGCGCTCCACACCCTGCTCTCCAAATGCCCTGTGCTTGTGAGCTTGGTACTGAGCCAAAATGTGGGCTTTCGTCGCCTCCAGATTAGCTCCCCTAACCTTCGAAGCTTTGCTGTTTCGGATGACCGTCTAGACCTGTGGGATCCTGAAAGGCTGAAAGAAGTCATTATTGAGGATGCGCCTCTCCTACAAAGGTTCTTCACCCGATTCGAAATTTTTTCTGAAAGTGAAGGTCTATCAGTTCGGATATCTGGCGCGCCCAAACTTGAGTTCTTGGGGTCGCTCACACATGACATTACAACACTTGAGCTTGAGACTGCTATTTTGAAG GAAACTGTGTCTGTGAACTCAACAGCGGTGGTGCGATCAGTGAAGGTTTTGGCTGTGCACATGTCCCCTCCTAGTATCGATGATGTTATTGGCCTTATGAAATGTTTTCCCTGCTTGCAGAAACTATATGTCAAG GTTTCTCTTAAGGATAGGTCAAAAAGGGTGCAGCATCATAATCCACTTGATTATCTCGAatgccttgatctccatctgAAGAAAGTAGTATTGATGGATTATCAAGGGATGAAGAGAGACGTGGAATTTACCAACTTCTTTCTTTTGAATGCTAAAGTGCTAGAAATTGTGGAATTAACAACCCAGCGTCGGTGTGATTCTAAATATTTGACTGAGCAGCTTGCAAAACTGCAGTTGAAGAACAGAGCTTCTAAGGATGCTCAAGTTCACTTTCTTATGTGTATTATTAGCCTTCGCCATGCAAATGATTTTATGGACATCAGGCATCTGCATGATATGAGTACTGTTGATCCCTTTGATCCGTCATTGTGTAGCTGCAGATGTATTCAGTTCCTCTAA